The Collimonas sp. PA-H2 genome contains a region encoding:
- a CDS encoding RNA polymerase factor sigma-54, translating to MKQSLQLRTSQHLALTPQLQQSIRLLQLSTLELHQELEQILSDNPMLERVDDPLDNSVRLLADGAISGTASTMEAPAGDSEVSSSPTESEASAEAPAAESSTDNADSEWSFDDISRSAKTSDDEDARPQLEAHETTLREHLLQQMREAMHDLRDRALVELMIDALDDNGYLEESLEEILERLPAELEIAVEELSMALKMVQSFDPAGVGARNAPECLALQIKRFVKVPFVTRRLALAIVQDHLALFAQRDFNKIKKALDCDDEDLREAQAVIKQCNPHPGAPFAANASDYVVPDVIVRRSKQGWQVMLNNDVMPRLRVNVLYANILKQSKGDGALTSQLQEAKWLIKNMRQRFDTILRVAQAIVERQRNFFSHGAVAMRPLVLREIADTLGLHESTISRVTTQKYMLTPHGMFELKYFFGSHVATEAGGEASSTAIRALIKQLIGAEDSRNPFSDSKIADMLAEQGMVVARRTVAKYREALKIPSVNLRKAL from the coding sequence ATGAAACAATCACTCCAGCTACGCACCTCTCAACATCTTGCGCTGACTCCTCAGCTGCAGCAGTCGATCCGTCTGCTGCAGCTTTCCACGCTTGAGTTGCATCAGGAACTGGAACAGATCCTGTCGGACAACCCGATGCTGGAGCGGGTCGACGATCCGCTTGATAATTCGGTGCGGCTGCTGGCGGACGGCGCCATCAGCGGCACTGCGTCGACCATGGAAGCGCCGGCCGGCGACAGCGAAGTGAGCAGCTCGCCGACCGAGAGCGAAGCCAGCGCCGAAGCGCCGGCGGCTGAAAGCAGCACTGACAATGCCGACAGCGAATGGAGTTTCGACGACATCTCGCGCAGCGCGAAAACCTCGGACGATGAAGATGCGCGGCCGCAGCTGGAGGCGCATGAAACGACGCTGCGCGAACATCTGTTGCAGCAGATGCGCGAAGCCATGCACGACTTGCGCGACCGCGCGCTGGTCGAGCTGATGATCGATGCGCTGGACGATAACGGCTATCTGGAAGAGTCGCTGGAAGAAATCCTGGAGCGTCTGCCGGCCGAGCTGGAGATCGCCGTCGAAGAATTGTCGATGGCGCTGAAGATGGTGCAGAGCTTCGATCCGGCAGGAGTCGGCGCGCGCAACGCGCCGGAATGCCTGGCCTTGCAGATCAAGCGTTTTGTCAAAGTGCCATTCGTCACGCGCCGCCTGGCCTTGGCGATTGTGCAAGATCACCTGGCGCTGTTTGCGCAGCGCGATTTCAATAAAATCAAGAAAGCCCTGGATTGCGACGACGAGGACCTGCGCGAAGCGCAAGCCGTCATCAAGCAGTGCAATCCCCACCCCGGCGCACCGTTCGCCGCCAACGCCTCCGACTATGTGGTGCCGGACGTGATCGTCAGGCGCAGCAAACAAGGCTGGCAGGTGATGCTGAACAATGACGTCATGCCAAGACTCAGGGTAAATGTCTTATATGCCAACATCCTGAAGCAGAGCAAGGGCGATGGCGCACTCACTTCGCAGCTGCAGGAAGCCAAGTGGCTGATCAAGAATATGCGGCAGCGCTTCGACACCATTTTGCGCGTCGCACAAGCGATCGTCGAACGCCAGCGGAACTTTTTTTCCCATGGCGCGGTCGCCATGCGGCCGCTTGTGTTGCGCGAAATAGCTGATACACTGGGTCTACACGAGAGTACTATTTCACGTGTAACCACTCAGAAATACATGCTCACTCCCCACGGGATGTTTGAACTGAAGTATTTCTTCGGCAGCCATGTTGCTACTGAGGCAGGTGGAGAGGCTTCCTCAACAGCAATCAGGGCACTCATTAAGCAACTCATAGGAGCGGAAGATTCAAGAAACCCTTTCTCTGACAGCAAGATTGCCGACATGCTTGCGGAACAAGGTATGGTGGTAGCCCGCCGCACCGTCGCAAAATATCGCGAAGCACTAAAAATTCCGTCTGTTAATCTGCGCAAGGCCTTGTAG
- the lptB gene encoding LPS export ABC transporter ATP-binding protein, producing the protein MSAPSTLIAKGLQKSYGARQVVHDVSLEVRCGEVVGLLGPNGAGKTTSFYMIVGLVPSDGGEIDLDGVDISRLPIHRRAVLGLSYLPQEASVFRKLTVEDNIRAVLELQRPNGKALGKAEIDEQLHKLLHELQIEKLRESQALSLSGGERRRVEIARALATNPRFVLLDEPFAGIDPIAVIEIQRIVRFLKERGIGVLITDHNVRETLGICDRAYIINQGSVLASGSPDDIIADESVRRVYLGEHFRM; encoded by the coding sequence ATGAGCGCCCCTAGCACGCTGATCGCCAAGGGCCTGCAAAAAAGCTACGGCGCGCGCCAGGTGGTGCATGACGTCTCGCTCGAAGTGCGCTGCGGCGAAGTGGTCGGCTTGCTGGGTCCGAACGGCGCCGGCAAGACCACCTCGTTCTACATGATCGTCGGCCTGGTGCCTTCGGACGGCGGCGAAATCGACCTAGACGGCGTCGACATTTCGCGCCTGCCTATCCATCGCCGCGCGGTGCTGGGCCTGTCCTACCTGCCGCAGGAAGCATCGGTATTCCGCAAGCTGACGGTGGAAGACAATATCCGCGCCGTGCTGGAACTGCAACGTCCCAACGGCAAGGCGCTCGGCAAGGCCGAGATCGATGAGCAGCTGCACAAGCTGCTGCACGAGCTGCAGATTGAAAAGCTGCGCGAGAGCCAGGCCCTGTCGCTCTCGGGCGGCGAACGGCGGCGCGTCGAGATCGCCCGCGCGCTCGCCACCAATCCGCGCTTCGTGCTGCTGGATGAGCCGTTCGCCGGGATCGATCCGATTGCCGTGATCGAGATCCAGCGCATCGTCCGCTTCCTCAAGGAACGCGGCATCGGCGTCCTGATCACCGATCACAATGTGCGCGAAACGCTGGGCATCTGCGACCGCGCCTACATCATCAACCAGGGCAGCGTGCTGGCCAGCGGCAGTCCGGACGACATCATCGCCGACGAGTCGGTGCGGCGGGTCTATCTGGGTGAGCATTTCCGCATGTAG
- the lptA gene encoding lipopolysaccharide transport periplasmic protein LptA, which produces MKRIFFLSLLLLGAIGVAHAEKADSEKPTLIDSDTLTYDDVKQVNVATGNVVLTRGTLIMKADRVVVTTDPSGYQFATLYAAPGKLATFKQKRDGGPDLWIDGHAERIEYDGKTEITKLFSKAQMRRLQGDKPTDEVNGEFISYDSRTEFYSVNNTVNGVSQPGAGRIRAVIQPRPKAAP; this is translated from the coding sequence ATGAAACGAATATTTTTTCTCTCTCTGCTGCTGCTTGGCGCCATCGGCGTCGCTCACGCAGAAAAAGCCGATTCCGAGAAGCCGACCCTGATCGACTCCGACACCCTCACCTATGACGACGTCAAGCAGGTCAACGTCGCTACCGGCAATGTGGTCCTGACCCGCGGCACGCTGATCATGAAGGCCGACCGCGTGGTGGTGACCACCGATCCGTCCGGCTACCAGTTCGCCACCTTGTATGCGGCGCCGGGCAAGCTGGCCACTTTCAAGCAAAAGCGCGACGGCGGCCCGGACCTGTGGATCGACGGCCACGCCGAACGCATCGAATACGACGGCAAGACCGAAATCACCAAGCTGTTTTCCAAGGCCCAGATGCGCCGCCTGCAAGGCGACAAACCGACCGACGAAGTCAACGGCGAGTTCATTTCCTACGACAGCCGCACTGAATTCTATTCCGTCAACAACACCGTCAACGGCGTCAGCCAGCCTGGCGCCGGCCGCATCCGCGCCGTCATCCAGCCACGGCCAAAGGCGGCGCCATGA
- a CDS encoding SIS domain-containing protein, which produces MTLPDAPNSPKTLSAAFDAGRALELARSTLQIEADAINALKNRISDSPDDPFAKAIALLLGCSGRVVVSGIGKSGHIARKIAATLSSTGTPALFIHPAEAAHGDLGMVTEHDAFIAISNSGETAELMAIVPIIKRMGATLIAMTGKPESALAQLANVHLDVAVAQEACPLNLAPTASTTATLAMGDALAVALLDARGFREEDFARSHPGGALGRRLLTHVRDVMRSGEAIPAVTADISLSVALLEITRKGIAMTAVVDDNFHVVGVFTDGDLRRLIEQVQDFTKLKIADVMHANPHTIGPEQLAVDAVQMMEEFRINQLLVTDASGELVGALHIHDLTRAKVI; this is translated from the coding sequence ATGACTCTACCCGATGCCCCAAATTCGCCCAAAACCTTGTCCGCAGCCTTCGATGCCGGACGTGCGCTGGAACTTGCCCGCAGCACCCTGCAAATCGAAGCCGATGCCATCAATGCATTGAAAAACCGGATTTCCGATTCCCCTGATGATCCTTTCGCCAAGGCGATCGCCTTGCTGCTCGGCTGCAGCGGCCGGGTGGTGGTCTCCGGCATAGGAAAATCCGGCCATATCGCGCGCAAGATCGCCGCCACGCTGTCTTCCACCGGCACGCCTGCCCTGTTCATCCATCCGGCCGAAGCGGCCCATGGCGACCTTGGCATGGTGACTGAGCACGATGCCTTCATCGCCATTTCCAATTCCGGCGAAACCGCCGAGCTGATGGCGATCGTACCTATCATCAAACGCATGGGCGCCACCCTGATCGCCATGACCGGCAAACCGGAGTCGGCGCTGGCGCAACTCGCCAATGTGCACCTGGACGTCGCCGTGGCCCAGGAAGCCTGTCCCTTGAACCTGGCGCCGACCGCCAGCACCACCGCCACCCTGGCCATGGGCGACGCCCTGGCGGTGGCGCTGCTGGACGCACGCGGCTTCCGCGAAGAAGATTTTGCCCGCTCGCATCCGGGCGGCGCGCTGGGACGGCGCCTGCTGACCCACGTGCGCGACGTCATGCGCAGCGGCGAGGCGATTCCGGCGGTGACGGCGGATATCTCGCTGTCGGTGGCGCTGCTGGAAATCACGCGCAAGGGCATCGCCATGACGGCGGTGGTGGATGACAACTTCCATGTCGTCGGTGTGTTTACCGACGGCGACCTGCGGCGCCTGATCGAACAGGTGCAGGATTTCACCAAGCTGAAGATCGCCGACGTGATGCATGCCAATCCGCACACCATAGGCCCTGAGCAGCTGGCAGTCGATGCTGTGCAGATGATGGAAGAATTCCGCATCAACCAGCTGCTGGTGACCGACGCCAGCGGTGAACTGGTCGGCGCACTGCATATCCATGACCTGACCCGCGCCAAGGTGATCTGA
- a CDS encoding cation:proton antiporter — MLSGLELTILLLGSAVLGVVAFRSFHLPPMLGYLVVGILIGPHALGFAEDNATTHALAEFGVVFLMFSIGLEFSLPKLTAMRHIVFGLGMAQVLLTIGATMLFSWMMALILPQYTNISWQAAFALGGALTMSSTAIVSKLLTERMELESEHGRRIIGILLFQDLALVPLLIVVPALAEHSGNLLATLAWASAKALLVLALLLFFGQKLMRRWFQIVVRRRSQELFMLNLLLITLAAAWITERAGLSLALGAFIAGMLISETEYKHQVEEDIKSFRDVLLGLFFITIGMLLNLRLVFEHWWLVLLLLIGPVFLKFALIAGLAKIFRSSTGVALRTGLALAQAGEFGFVLLNQAGGLQLVDPLLVQLILASMVLSMLAAPFILAKSDAIVMKLSANEWMMQSLALTQIATRTMSTKKHVIIAGFGRSGQSLAKLLEEEGIGYHALDLDPDRVRDARAAGAHVSYGDASRRESLVAAGVHRAAALVITYASTPSALKVLHHVSELAPSLPVIVRSYDDTDLDKLRAAGATEVVPEAMEGSLMLASHALVMLGVPLRRVVHRVQASRDERYAALRGFFHGVDDAPDAADHLQVRLHTVALPEGARAIGRSLAWLGLPEMGAEITALRRGRSGIAITPEAVLQVGDIVVLRGAAEAISRAEGRLLQAWSSASQHSDEDL, encoded by the coding sequence ATGCTTTCAGGACTTGAACTGACAATTTTGCTGCTGGGCTCGGCGGTATTAGGCGTGGTGGCGTTCCGTAGTTTCCACCTGCCGCCCATGCTGGGCTATCTGGTGGTGGGGATCCTGATCGGCCCGCACGCGCTCGGTTTTGCCGAAGACAACGCCACCACCCATGCACTGGCGGAATTCGGCGTGGTGTTCCTGATGTTTTCGATCGGCCTCGAATTTTCCTTGCCGAAACTGACGGCGATGCGCCATATCGTGTTCGGCCTCGGCATGGCGCAGGTGCTGCTGACCATCGGCGCCACCATGCTGTTCAGCTGGATGATGGCGCTGATCCTGCCGCAATACACCAATATCAGCTGGCAGGCGGCGTTCGCCCTGGGCGGAGCGCTGACCATGTCGTCCACCGCCATCGTCTCCAAGCTGCTGACGGAAAGAATGGAGCTGGAGAGCGAGCATGGGCGCCGCATCATCGGCATCCTGCTGTTCCAGGACCTGGCGCTGGTGCCCTTGCTGATCGTGGTGCCGGCGCTGGCCGAGCACAGCGGCAACCTGCTGGCCACGCTGGCCTGGGCCAGCGCCAAGGCGCTGCTGGTGCTGGCCCTGCTGCTGTTTTTCGGCCAGAAGCTGATGCGGCGCTGGTTCCAGATCGTGGTGCGGCGCCGTTCGCAGGAACTGTTCATGCTGAACCTGCTGCTGATCACCCTGGCCGCCGCCTGGATTACCGAACGCGCCGGGCTGTCGCTGGCGCTGGGCGCCTTCATCGCCGGCATGCTGATCTCGGAAACCGAATACAAGCACCAGGTGGAAGAGGACATCAAGTCGTTCCGCGATGTGCTGCTGGGCCTGTTCTTCATCACCATCGGCATGCTGCTCAACCTGCGCCTGGTGTTCGAGCACTGGTGGCTGGTGTTGCTGCTGCTGATCGGTCCGGTATTCCTCAAGTTCGCCCTGATCGCCGGCCTCGCCAAGATTTTCCGCTCCTCTACCGGGGTGGCCCTGCGCACCGGGCTGGCGCTGGCGCAGGCCGGCGAGTTCGGCTTCGTGCTGCTGAACCAGGCCGGCGGCCTGCAACTGGTCGATCCCTTGCTGGTGCAACTGATCCTGGCGTCGATGGTGCTGTCGATGCTGGCCGCGCCTTTCATCCTGGCCAAGTCCGACGCCATCGTGATGAAGCTGTCGGCCAATGAATGGATGATGCAGTCGCTGGCGCTGACGCAGATCGCCACCCGCACCATGTCAACCAAGAAACACGTGATCATCGCCGGTTTCGGCCGCAGCGGCCAAAGCTTGGCCAAGCTGCTGGAAGAAGAAGGCATCGGCTATCACGCCCTCGATCTCGACCCGGACCGGGTGCGCGATGCGCGCGCCGCCGGCGCCCACGTTTCCTACGGCGATGCTTCGCGCCGCGAAAGCCTGGTGGCGGCCGGGGTGCACCGCGCCGCCGCCCTGGTCATCACTTACGCTAGCACGCCGTCAGCCTTGAAAGTATTGCATCACGTCAGCGAACTGGCGCCGAGCCTGCCGGTGATCGTCCGTAGCTATGACGACACCGATCTCGACAAGCTGCGCGCCGCCGGCGCCACCGAAGTGGTGCCGGAAGCCATGGAAGGCAGCCTGATGCTGGCTTCGCACGCGCTGGTCATGCTGGGCGTGCCGCTGCGGCGCGTGGTGCACCGGGTGCAGGCCTCGCGTGATGAGCGCTACGCCGCCCTGCGCGGATTCTTCCATGGCGTCGATGACGCCCCTGACGCGGCGGATCATTTGCAGGTGCGCCTGCATACGGTGGCGCTGCCGGAGGGCGCCAGGGCCATCGGCCGCAGCCTGGCCTGGCTGGGGCTGCCGGAAATGGGGGCTGAAATCACCGCTTTGCGGCGCGGCCGCAGCGGCATCGCCATCACGCCGGAGGCTGTGTTGCAGGTAGGAGACATTGTGGTCTTGCGCGGCGCCGCCGAGGCGATCTCGCGCGCCGAGGGGCGTTTGCTGCAAGCGTGGAGCAGCGCCAGCCAGCACAGCGATGAAGATCTTTGA
- the lptC gene encoding LPS export ABC transporter periplasmic protein LptC, with translation MKNLRTTYRFRFMLLLVLFIVLALGSFWLLQVMHKNTEDLLPKPARTQPDYYVEHFNYVQMAPNGQPRYNISGDLLTHNPVNDSFDVQKPVIHSLDKEKPPMNLVANRAMIEDNNSKVHLYENVNADRPKTPLADNFHLKSEYLLLLPDDDIMESDKPVEITLGLSTLNGTGMHFNNSTRELKLFSKVSGVLRSAPRAAAK, from the coding sequence ATGAAAAATCTCCGCACCACTTACCGCTTTCGCTTCATGCTGCTGCTGGTATTGTTCATCGTGCTGGCCTTGGGCAGCTTCTGGCTGCTGCAGGTCATGCACAAGAATACCGAAGACCTGCTGCCGAAGCCGGCGCGCACCCAGCCGGATTACTATGTCGAGCATTTCAACTATGTGCAGATGGCGCCCAACGGCCAGCCGCGCTACAACATCTCGGGCGACCTGCTGACCCACAATCCGGTCAACGATTCCTTCGATGTGCAAAAGCCGGTGATCCACAGCCTGGACAAGGAAAAGCCGCCGATGAACCTGGTCGCCAACCGCGCCATGATTGAAGACAACAACAGCAAGGTGCATCTGTACGAGAATGTCAACGCCGACCGGCCAAAGACGCCGCTGGCCGACAACTTCCACCTGAAATCCGAATATCTGCTGCTGCTGCCCGACGACGACATCATGGAATCCGACAAGCCGGTGGAAATCACCCTGGGGCTGTCGACCTTGAACGGCACCGGCATGCATTTCAATAACTCCACACGCGAACTGAAGCTGTTCAGCAAGGTGAGCGGCGTCTTGCGCAGCGCGCCGCGTGCGGCGGCAAAATAA
- a CDS encoding HAD family hydrolase, with protein MTATTTRSGADVTADTLSADARARAARVRLMIFDVDGILTDGGLLYGADGEQLKRFNALDGHGIKQLQQSGVATAIISARQSAIVSRRAGDLGIAHVQQGVHDKYAAFIKLLEQLQLSAADCGFIGDDVIDLPILSQTGFAVSVPNGHRDVRSRVHYVTQASGGHGAAREICDLIMQVQNTYDATLATYLRSNQTGETQA; from the coding sequence ATGACGGCCACCACGACGCGCAGCGGCGCCGACGTCACTGCCGATACCCTGAGTGCCGATGCGAGAGCGCGCGCCGCGCGGGTGCGCCTGATGATTTTCGATGTCGACGGCATCCTGACCGACGGCGGCCTGCTGTACGGCGCCGACGGCGAACAGCTGAAGCGCTTCAATGCGCTGGACGGCCACGGCATCAAGCAGTTGCAGCAAAGCGGCGTCGCCACCGCTATCATCAGCGCACGGCAGTCGGCCATCGTCAGCCGCCGCGCCGGCGACCTCGGCATCGCCCATGTGCAGCAAGGCGTGCACGACAAATACGCGGCATTCATCAAGCTGCTGGAACAGCTGCAGCTGAGCGCCGCCGATTGCGGCTTCATCGGCGACGATGTGATCGACCTGCCTATCCTGTCGCAGACCGGTTTTGCGGTCAGCGTGCCGAACGGCCATCGCGACGTCCGTTCACGTGTGCATTACGTGACGCAAGCCAGCGGCGGCCATGGCGCGGCGCGCGAAATCTGCGACCTGATCATGCAAGTGCAGAATACTTACGACGCTACGCTGGCGACCTATCTGCGCAGCAACCAGACGGGCGAAACCCAGGCATGA